In one Polaribacter sp. ALD11 genomic region, the following are encoded:
- a CDS encoding transposase translates to MNKGIKYFGLDISHLVFDVTDSIGNYYQFKNSISGFKKFVKLLDINSHCVLEATSYYHYQLAYYLQEQGVKVSVENPLSVKRFIQMKLSKIKTDKSDSKLICEYAKQVELKLVLTDGFDRFTSGSELCSYVGLTPVIRQSGSSVKGRPRISKIGNQKLRNLLFMCSFNACKYNHACKAIYDRIVAKGKSKKLALIAVCNKLLKQAFAIAKSRLTYDNNYRSALVKN, encoded by the coding sequence ATGAATAAAGGTATAAAATATTTTGGACTTGACATCAGTCATTTAGTTTTTGATGTTACCGATTCCATTGGGAATTATTACCAATTTAAAAATAGTATTTCGGGCTTTAAGAAGTTCGTAAAATTGTTAGATATTAATAGTCATTGTGTGCTGGAGGCTACGAGTTATTATCATTACCAGTTAGCCTATTATTTACAAGAACAAGGTGTTAAAGTTTCAGTAGAGAATCCTTTGTCTGTAAAACGGTTTATTCAGATGAAGCTGTCTAAAATTAAGACAGATAAAAGCGATTCGAAGTTAATTTGTGAGTATGCCAAACAAGTTGAATTAAAACTTGTTTTAACGGATGGTTTTGATCGCTTTACAAGTGGAAGTGAACTTTGTAGTTATGTTGGTTTAACTCCCGTAATACGACAGAGTGGAAGTAGTGTAAAAGGACGTCCTCGAATCAGTAAAATAGGAAATCAAAAGCTTCGAAATTTACTATTTATGTGCAGTTTTAATGCCTGTAAATATAACCATGCCTGCAAAGCAATTTATGATAGAATAGTCGCTAAGGGAAAGAGCAAAAAACTAGCCTTAATAGCAGTTTGTAATAAGCTATTAAAACAGGCTTTTGCTATCGCTAAATCAAGATTAACTTATGATAATAATTATAGAAGTGCTTTAGTGAAAAATTAA
- a CDS encoding cupin domain-containing protein has translation MNKKTLETNKKPVVKKWNSNENEKFWMTEREFTSIVVGKEATNSEYAITDGIIEPNGFVPDHYHKWEDQTFHVIEGKLEAKIGNETFVIESGDSIHCPRGISHYMKNIGNENAKLISYIIPGDWAKDFMAETSRQVKSGKMDLKLIEEKYGVVYL, from the coding sequence GTGAATAAAAAGACCCTAGAAACAAACAAAAAACCAGTTGTAAAAAAATGGAATTCTAATGAAAATGAAAAATTCTGGATGACTGAAAGAGAATTTACGAGTATAGTGGTCGGAAAAGAAGCCACAAATTCTGAATACGCAATTACTGACGGAATAATTGAACCGAATGGTTTTGTTCCCGACCATTATCATAAATGGGAAGATCAAACATTTCACGTAATCGAAGGGAAATTAGAAGCGAAAATTGGAAATGAAACTTTCGTAATTGAGTCTGGAGATTCAATACATTGCCCAAGAGGAATATCTCACTATATGAAAAACATAGGAAATGAAAATGCTAAACTTATTAGTTACATAATTCCTGGAGATTGGGCGAAAGATTTTATGGCTGAAACAAGTAGACAAGTGAAAAGTGGTAAAATGGATTTGAAATTAATAGAAGAAAAATACGGAGTAGTCTATTTATAA
- a CDS encoding serine hydrolase — protein MKLQSILILLFTFLTNCIYGQNMQDYTSNWEGKIENLKSFNLKVEIENLGLEKTRFKISNDKSIIDYSFESISKSIITIPFAENYSFEGVLSENGKEINGFIKSGLLLYHLKLTLSNRNSFVGVWNILMVDKLKSEKFYLSLENGSGNDYEAYPFFGDNTFTGTWCTNFQKENDNLFFEDFKTGLKFKGKLLPQKISLGIYIDDGLVSQIDLKKSNTDWKIGLFDTNKIDKKTNNLELKEMEKLIAKDSFPNTHSVLISRKGKVVYENYFDGYNSNIPHQMKSASKSISSAIVGIAKDKSLFKNVKQSIFEFLPKKYQSHKDSLKLKINIESLLTMSSGIDAIDYGINANPKSPAVEDNFQMTKDWTETILNSKMINSPNTKANYGSANPYLLGVAMDSIVSESLALFMDKNLFQPLKISNYVIQSDLKGNPYFGGGMYLTPKDMLKFGELYLNRGKWKSKRILSKKWVKNSFKNYRNLENVPEKNGYGYLWWHNTYETKGKCIKSIEARGNGGQYIFVLPSLKTVLVITAGNYRNGKTQQPEMIFEKYILPYLKN, from the coding sequence ATGAAGCTACAAAGTATTTTAATTCTCTTATTTACATTTCTTACCAATTGTATTTATGGTCAGAATATGCAAGATTACACAAGCAATTGGGAAGGCAAAATTGAAAATTTAAAATCATTCAATCTAAAAGTTGAAATAGAAAATCTAGGACTTGAAAAAACTAGATTCAAAATTTCTAACGATAAAAGCATTATTGACTATTCGTTTGAATCCATAAGTAAATCAATAATTACAATACCTTTTGCAGAAAATTATTCTTTTGAAGGTGTACTTTCTGAAAATGGAAAAGAGATTAACGGTTTTATTAAATCGGGTTTATTACTCTATCATTTGAAATTGACACTATCAAACCGCAATTCGTTTGTAGGTGTTTGGAATATATTAATGGTAGATAAATTAAAATCTGAAAAATTCTATTTAAGTCTAGAAAATGGATCAGGAAACGACTATGAGGCTTATCCTTTTTTTGGCGATAATACATTTACAGGAACTTGGTGTACTAATTTTCAAAAAGAAAATGATAATTTATTTTTTGAAGATTTTAAAACAGGATTAAAGTTTAAAGGAAAATTACTACCTCAAAAAATTAGTTTAGGAATTTATATAGACGATGGTTTAGTTTCTCAAATTGATTTAAAAAAATCTAACACAGATTGGAAGATAGGCTTGTTTGACACCAATAAAATTGATAAAAAGACTAATAACCTTGAACTTAAAGAAATGGAAAAGCTTATCGCAAAAGACAGCTTTCCTAATACACATTCAGTTTTAATTTCAAGAAAAGGTAAAGTTGTATACGAAAACTATTTTGATGGTTATAACTCAAATATTCCTCATCAGATGAAATCAGCTTCAAAAAGTATATCGTCTGCCATAGTTGGAATAGCAAAAGACAAATCCTTATTTAAAAATGTTAAGCAATCAATTTTCGAGTTTTTACCTAAAAAATATCAAAGTCATAAAGACAGTTTAAAACTGAAAATAAATATAGAGAGCCTTTTAACAATGAGTTCTGGAATAGATGCTATTGATTATGGTATTAACGCCAATCCAAAATCACCTGCTGTAGAAGATAATTTTCAAATGACAAAAGACTGGACAGAAACAATATTAAACTCTAAAATGATTAATAGTCCAAATACGAAAGCCAATTATGGTTCTGCAAATCCATATCTTCTTGGTGTGGCAATGGACTCAATAGTTTCAGAATCATTAGCATTATTTATGGATAAAAATTTATTTCAACCACTTAAAATTTCAAATTACGTAATTCAATCAGATTTAAAAGGAAACCCATACTTTGGTGGTGGAATGTATCTCACGCCAAAAGATATGCTCAAATTTGGGGAATTATATCTTAATAGAGGGAAATGGAAATCAAAACGAATTCTATCAAAAAAATGGGTTAAAAATTCCTTTAAAAATTATAGAAATTTAGAAAACGTGCCAGAAAAAAATGGATATGGTTATTTATGGTGGCACAATACATACGAAACTAAAGGAAAATGCATAAAATCTATTGAAGCAAGAGGTAATGGAGGACAGTATATTTTTGTTCTTCCTTCTTTAAAAACAGTTCTAGTTATAACTGCTGGAAATTACAGAAATGGAAAAACACAACAACCTGAAATGATTTTTGAAAAATATATTTTACCTTACCTTAAAAATTGA
- a CDS encoding CPBP family intramembrane glutamic endopeptidase, translated as MNKITLRQTLIPLITFAIICFLWFGPIRISYIENIIISIVIIIANYIEYKGKPFSALGFQREKFTFKNIFVLAPLVALGLFVFYVFALVPGITKLTGVAIDYSNFEQLRGNLSACLTALLVVWATAGFGEEIIFRGYFMRQFVKFFGESKVSIVLNIVLFACFFGFMHSYQGITGQLVTGFVGALLALIFYLRKYDLWFIIAVHGFFDTIALICIYFGLA; from the coding sequence ATGAATAAAATTACCTTAAGACAAACATTAATTCCATTAATTACCTTTGCAATCATTTGCTTTTTATGGTTTGGACCAATCCGTATAAGTTACATCGAAAATATCATTATTTCTATAGTAATCATTATAGCGAATTATATAGAATACAAAGGAAAACCATTTTCAGCACTTGGTTTTCAACGTGAAAAATTCACATTTAAAAACATCTTTGTACTTGCTCCGTTAGTTGCACTAGGGCTCTTTGTTTTTTATGTCTTTGCATTGGTTCCTGGAATTACAAAACTTACAGGAGTTGCTATCGACTATTCTAATTTTGAACAATTGAGAGGGAATCTTTCAGCCTGTTTAACTGCTTTATTAGTAGTGTGGGCTACTGCGGGGTTTGGAGAAGAAATTATCTTTCGCGGTTATTTTATGCGACAGTTTGTAAAATTCTTTGGAGAAAGTAAAGTCAGCATTGTACTTAATATTGTCTTATTTGCTTGTTTTTTTGGCTTTATGCATAGTTATCAAGGAATTACAGGCCAACTTGTAACAGGGTTTGTTGGAGCGTTGTTAGCTCTAATATTCTACTTGCGTAAATACGATTTGTGGTTTATTATTGCTGTACACGGTTTTTTTGATACCATTGCTTTAATTTGTATTTACTTTGGTTTGGCGTAA
- a CDS encoding DUF6266 family protein, with translation MATFEKGILGGFSGKVGNVVGARWRGKNVMRSLPQRGNYTATAKQEEQRQKFKTVIGFLSPIVAILNRYFGNTQGDKSRSNLATSYHLKNAVVSSPLGMVMDYAKVLVSKGDLRGIDGGTMTAAAGRILNFGWQDNSGQGKATTTDAFMVVVYAPDLNLFYSNLAVATRDATTATVTLPDFMASFEVEVWASFTKPETNFAAISTYMGTVTVL, from the coding sequence ATGGCAACATTTGAAAAAGGAATACTTGGCGGATTTTCTGGCAAAGTAGGCAACGTAGTAGGCGCTAGATGGCGAGGTAAAAATGTAATGCGAAGTTTACCACAGCGTGGTAATTATACAGCTACCGCAAAACAGGAAGAACAACGTCAAAAATTTAAAACCGTTATTGGTTTTTTAAGTCCGATTGTAGCGATATTAAATCGTTATTTTGGGAATACACAGGGCGATAAATCGCGTTCTAACTTGGCAACTTCTTATCATCTTAAAAATGCAGTAGTAAGCAGCCCATTGGGCATGGTAATGGATTATGCCAAAGTATTGGTAAGCAAAGGAGATTTAAGAGGAATTGATGGTGGTACTATGACTGCAGCAGCCGGACGCATTCTAAATTTTGGATGGCAAGACAATAGCGGCCAAGGGAAAGCCACAACTACCGATGCTTTTATGGTGGTGGTCTATGCACCCGACCTAAATTTGTTTTATAGCAATTTGGCAGTTGCCACCAGAGATGCCACAACGGCAACCGTAACATTACCCGATTTTATGGCAAGTTTTGAGGTGGAAGTTTGGGCATCTTTTACCAAGCCAGAAACCAATTTTGCGGCAATAAGCACCTATATGGGTACTGTTACCGTACTGTAA
- a CDS encoding NAD(P)H-dependent oxidoreductase: MKVVIVFNHPYKGSFCNAILQSVTNGLTKGNHLIDLIHLDKDNFNPVMTAEDLRAFRDKKPIDPKVIDYSNRIKNADHLVFIFPIWWELMPAITKGFVDKVIFPGTAYDYTNAKNTRMMPLWNKLKGVTMITTMNTPNYLYRFLFGNAIKKAMLLGTFWKIGFKNRKWISYNQVKQVSKEKREKWLIELENKFSFL, translated from the coding sequence ATGAAAGTAGTAATCGTATTTAATCACCCTTATAAGGGTAGTTTTTGTAATGCCATTTTGCAATCGGTAACAAACGGACTTACAAAAGGGAATCACCTAATTGACCTTATTCATTTAGACAAAGACAACTTTAATCCTGTAATGACAGCAGAAGATTTAAGAGCTTTTCGTGATAAAAAACCAATTGACCCAAAAGTAATTGATTATAGCAATAGAATAAAAAATGCAGACCATTTAGTGTTTATCTTCCCTATTTGGTGGGAATTAATGCCTGCAATAACAAAAGGTTTTGTAGACAAAGTAATTTTTCCTGGTACTGCTTACGACTATACAAATGCAAAGAATACAAGAATGATGCCTTTATGGAACAAGTTAAAAGGAGTTACAATGATAACGACAATGAATACGCCAAATTATTTATATCGATTTTTATTTGGGAACGCCATAAAAAAAGCAATGCTTTTAGGTACTTTTTGGAAAATAGGTTTTAAGAATAGAAAATGGATAAGTTATAATCAAGTAAAGCAAGTTAGTAAAGAGAAAAGAGAAAAATGGTTAATTGAACTTGAAAATAAATTCTCTTTTTTGTAA
- a CDS encoding Crp/Fnr family transcriptional regulator, producing MEGFKTEHTEWNKFKYLFKKQEIPAKTILLNEGEIAKQAFFIEKGCLRVCFNNDEKDITFQFFFEGESVSSIESFRTHQPSLFTIQSVEQCIIHSISKRDLQTIINTSTKIKQQIEEHTFKRLIIYQKLFLSRIKDNPEKRYLELLKKNPEILLRVPQHYIASFLGITPVSLSRIRNRK from the coding sequence ATGGAAGGCTTTAAAACAGAACACACCGAGTGGAATAAATTCAAATACCTTTTTAAAAAACAAGAAATTCCTGCAAAGACAATTTTATTAAATGAAGGAGAAATTGCTAAACAAGCATTCTTTATTGAGAAAGGTTGTTTAAGAGTGTGTTTTAATAATGATGAAAAAGATATTACTTTTCAGTTTTTCTTTGAAGGAGAAAGCGTTTCTTCAATTGAAAGTTTTCGAACGCACCAGCCAAGTTTATTTACAATTCAGAGTGTAGAACAGTGTATTATACATTCAATTTCTAAAAGAGATTTACAGACAATTATTAACACATCAACAAAAATTAAACAGCAAATAGAAGAACACACTTTTAAGCGGCTCATTATTTATCAAAAACTATTTCTTTCAAGAATCAAAGACAATCCAGAAAAAAGATATTTAGAACTTTTAAAAAAGAACCCTGAAATTCTATTGAGAGTTCCACAGCATTATATTGCTTCTTTTTTAGGAATTACACCTGTTTCATTAAGTCGTATACGAAACCGAAAGTAA
- a CDS encoding GRAM domain-containing protein: MEIGNKLIKLNWKFRIVSAILTGLLFIGIMCLMDYFLDGEFQSLNSYLFQGIFFGIFMGIGFPYVTQKFGTKFTSKIGKNIKPELAQDENIEIEGPANLFRGMEGVGGKLFLTDKKVVFKSHKINIQKGQTDILYENITEIIKRKTAKIIDNGIRIKTNGGNEFDFVVNEREKWIEKLNEKITHYNTV; the protein is encoded by the coding sequence ATGGAAATAGGAAATAAATTGATAAAACTTAATTGGAAATTTAGAATTGTGTCAGCAATTTTAACTGGACTTTTATTTATTGGAATTATGTGTCTTATGGATTATTTCTTAGATGGAGAATTTCAAAGTCTGAATAGTTACTTGTTTCAAGGAATATTTTTCGGGATTTTTATGGGAATTGGATTTCCGTATGTAACGCAAAAATTCGGAACAAAATTCACTTCTAAAATCGGAAAAAACATTAAACCTGAATTGGCACAAGACGAAAATATTGAAATTGAAGGTCCCGCAAACTTATTCCGTGGAATGGAAGGTGTTGGTGGAAAATTGTTTTTAACTGATAAAAAAGTAGTTTTTAAATCTCATAAAATAAATATCCAAAAAGGACAAACTGATATTCTTTACGAGAATATTACGGAAATAATAAAAAGAAAGACAGCTAAAATAATTGACAACGGAATTCGAATAAAAACCAATGGAGGAAATGAATTTGATTTTGTTGTTAATGAACGAGAAAAGTGGATTGAAAAGCTGAACGAAAAAATAACGCACTACAACACCGTATAA
- the chrA gene encoding chromate efflux transporter → MDSKKNLKEVAKLFFKLGSIAFGGPAAHIAMMENEVVKKRKWMTSQHFLDLVGATNLIPGPNSTEMTMHCGHERAGWKGLIVAGACFVFPAVVITMVFAWLYQQYGQLPKVEPFIYGIKPAVIAIILGAVYRLGKKALKNVELGVLGALTLIACLLGVNEILALFACGLMGLILYFTLNSKNNLNSFTPLVLLQVILTPSTLKILWTFFKVGALLYGSGYVLFAFLDAELVTTGLLTRQELIDAVAVGQFTPGPVLSTATFIGWQLGGFWGAIAATIGIFLPSFIFVSILNPFVPKMRKSKIFSAFLDAVNIAAVAVIIAVCVEMGKETLTDWRTILIATISLICVFIFKKMNSAFIVIGGALFGYILTLI, encoded by the coding sequence ATGGACAGTAAAAAAAACTTAAAAGAAGTCGCAAAACTTTTTTTTAAATTAGGAAGCATTGCATTTGGAGGTCCTGCAGCTCATATAGCAATGATGGAAAATGAAGTTGTAAAAAAAAGAAAGTGGATGACATCTCAACATTTTCTCGATTTAGTAGGTGCTACTAATTTAATCCCAGGCCCAAATTCCACCGAAATGACAATGCATTGCGGACACGAAAGAGCAGGTTGGAAAGGATTAATAGTGGCTGGTGCTTGTTTTGTTTTTCCTGCTGTAGTTATTACAATGGTTTTTGCTTGGCTGTATCAACAATACGGACAATTACCTAAAGTTGAACCTTTTATTTACGGAATAAAGCCAGCTGTAATTGCTATTATTCTTGGTGCGGTTTACAGACTTGGTAAAAAAGCACTAAAAAATGTAGAACTTGGGGTTTTAGGTGCGTTAACTTTGATTGCCTGTTTACTTGGAGTAAATGAAATTTTAGCATTGTTTGCCTGTGGATTGATGGGGTTAATTTTATATTTCACCCTAAACTCCAAGAACAATCTAAACAGTTTTACTCCGCTCGTTTTACTGCAAGTTATACTAACACCAAGTACCCTGAAAATCCTCTGGACTTTCTTTAAAGTAGGTGCACTACTTTATGGAAGTGGCTATGTATTATTTGCTTTTTTAGATGCGGAATTAGTTACAACAGGTTTACTAACCAGACAAGAATTGATAGATGCTGTAGCAGTAGGACAATTTACACCAGGACCTGTTTTATCTACCGCTACATTTATTGGATGGCAATTAGGTGGGTTTTGGGGAGCGATTGCTGCAACAATTGGAATTTTTCTTCCTTCATTTATCTTTGTTTCTATTCTAAATCCATTTGTTCCTAAAATGCGGAAATCTAAAATATTTTCTGCATTTTTAGATGCCGTAAATATTGCAGCTGTTGCTGTTATTATAGCAGTTTGTGTAGAAATGGGAAAAGAAACGTTAACTGATTGGAGGACAATTCTCATTGCGACTATAAGCCTAATATGTGTTTTTATTTTTAAGAAAATGAATAGTGCATTTATAGTAATTGGCGGAGCATTATTTGGATACATATTGACATTGATATAA
- a CDS encoding Crp/Fnr family transcriptional regulator: protein MKELNKILKELIGLTESECEEFSKQLKRQEYKAKTILIEEGNTAESLYFIESGLFRTYKNLDEKDITTYFACDNQFITVFNSFINQTTSSENLEVIEDSIVYKISSDSLIQLYKESSKFEKFGRILAEKNHLCALERTLTMQTKSAKKRYLDFLKNYNKKIVSRVPQYQIASFLGIASESLSRVRREIFIS from the coding sequence ATGAAGGAACTAAATAAAATACTGAAAGAATTAATTGGGTTAACAGAAAGTGAATGTGAAGAATTTTCTAAACAACTAAAAAGACAAGAGTATAAAGCGAAAACCATATTAATTGAGGAAGGAAATACGGCAGAGTCCTTGTACTTTATTGAATCTGGACTATTTAGAACATATAAAAATTTAGATGAAAAAGATATTACTACTTACTTCGCTTGTGATAATCAATTTATAACGGTTTTTAACAGCTTTATAAATCAAACAACTTCATCAGAAAACTTAGAAGTTATTGAAGATAGCATCGTTTATAAAATATCTTCAGATAGCTTAATTCAGCTTTATAAAGAATCTTCAAAATTTGAAAAATTCGGTAGAATTTTAGCCGAAAAAAATCATCTTTGTGCTTTAGAAAGAACCTTAACAATGCAGACAAAATCTGCTAAAAAAAGATACCTAGATTTTTTAAAAAATTACAACAAAAAAATTGTAAGTAGAGTTCCTCAATATCAAATTGCGAGTTTTCTTGGTATAGCTTCCGAATCGTTAAGTCGAGTTAGAAGAGAAATTTTCATTTCATAA
- a CDS encoding LytTR family DNA-binding domain-containing protein translates to MSTTQPTKNTVKTVWHIFTDSATWRWFQKAIVLSILFLVANHLTKRESFPGGETYRFPIEGFLSSIVLCVFIGIIAHLNFKYYKKKYFSKKVEIVTIIWYLISTLGYITIMYIPVNIILNIVVGAQTEFYYLLIGLLITLLLSFILIGLWYAQDTYNLYQLSIKGAEITIESGAKMTKLTYENIACFYIENKIVYTVQNNGTTISTDFTLNELEEKINDQLFFRANRQIIFHKDAIDQIEKIENGKLRIRLKTSIENNAIPEINISRYKRKAFMSWFQ, encoded by the coding sequence ATGAGTACTACACAACCAACCAAGAATACAGTAAAAACAGTATGGCATATATTTACCGATAGTGCTACATGGCGTTGGTTTCAGAAAGCAATTGTATTATCCATTTTATTTTTAGTAGCAAATCACTTAACTAAGCGCGAAAGTTTTCCTGGTGGTGAAACCTATAGATTTCCTATAGAAGGTTTTCTGTCGTCTATTGTTTTATGTGTTTTTATTGGAATCATAGCGCATCTTAATTTTAAATATTACAAGAAAAAGTATTTCTCTAAAAAAGTAGAAATTGTTACTATTATATGGTATCTGATTTCTACTCTAGGATATATTACAATCATGTATATTCCTGTAAATATTATTTTAAATATAGTTGTAGGTGCACAGACAGAGTTCTATTATTTATTAATAGGATTGCTAATTACTTTATTATTAAGTTTTATTCTCATAGGTTTATGGTATGCACAAGACACATACAATTTATATCAGTTATCTATAAAAGGTGCTGAAATTACTATTGAAAGCGGCGCGAAAATGACGAAACTTACTTATGAAAATATTGCGTGCTTTTACATCGAAAACAAAATTGTGTATACTGTGCAAAATAACGGCACAACAATTAGCACCGACTTTACATTGAATGAGCTTGAAGAAAAAATAAACGATCAATTGTTTTTTAGAGCCAATCGGCAAATTATCTTTCACAAAGATGCTATCGACCAAATTGAAAAGATTGAAAATGGCAAGTTACGTATTCGGTTAAAAACTTCCATTGAAAACAATGCGATTCCAGAAATCAATATTAGTCGATACAAGCGAAAAGCATTTATGAGTTGGTTTCAATAA
- a CDS encoding AraC family transcriptional regulator, whose amino-acid sequence MNKLKTGEFYGTHYQKSAFENLIITDTEYTHSKVDWHYHENPYFTYLLQGKLFESNKKESYYLEPGNLLFHNWQDSHYNIKPPEFTRGFHIELNKNWFSNFDIQITNFEGSINLKNPIIKNLMNHIFVETKINDQYSNLSIESDLIEIFNTIKESKERNLRKPDWANKLKELLNEEQIDYSLNSLSSKLEIHPVHLSREFNRYFGTSLGNYIRLIKLNKAFCLLTSNKFSMSEICYLCDFYDQSHFISNFKKIYKTTPSKFLKDIS is encoded by the coding sequence ATGAATAAACTAAAAACAGGAGAGTTTTACGGAACACATTACCAAAAATCAGCTTTTGAAAATCTAATAATTACCGATACAGAATATACACACAGTAAAGTTGATTGGCACTATCACGAAAATCCATATTTTACTTATTTACTTCAAGGGAAGTTATTTGAATCTAACAAAAAAGAATCCTACTATTTAGAACCAGGAAACCTACTATTTCATAATTGGCAAGACTCACATTATAATATAAAACCACCTGAATTTACAAGAGGTTTTCACATTGAATTGAATAAGAATTGGTTTTCAAACTTTGATATTCAGATAACAAATTTTGAAGGAAGCATCAATTTAAAGAATCCTATAATAAAGAACTTGATGAACCATATATTTGTTGAAACTAAAATTAACGACCAGTATTCAAACTTAAGTATTGAAAGTGATTTGATTGAAATTTTCAATACAATTAAGGAAAGTAAAGAAAGAAATTTAAGAAAACCAGATTGGGCAAATAAACTAAAAGAATTGTTGAATGAGGAACAAATAGACTATTCTTTAAATAGTTTAAGTTCAAAATTAGAAATACACCCTGTTCATTTGTCTAGAGAATTTAACCGGTATTTCGGAACAAGTCTTGGTAATTATATTCGATTAATAAAACTTAATAAAGCATTTTGCTTACTAACTTCAAACAAATTTTCTATGAGTGAAATCTGCTATCTATGTGATTTTTACGACCAAAGTCATTTCATTTCAAATTTTAAGAAAATATATAAGACAACACCATCAAAATTTTTAAAGGATATTTCCTAA
- a CDS encoding SMP-30/gluconolactonase/LRE family protein — MKIPKKLKISIVSILVLFALFIINVAYNSWSISPLAWSPPTIPKLEGVLAENELLSTIEQIDLNGWFGPEDIAIDNQGNLYCGVHISKTDFTDGRVLKIDTSGKVSVFANSESWVTGMHFDSNQNLIAGDLERGLISIDQNGHIKTLASEDENGNKFLIPNDVDIASDGMIYFTNTSSKVSFSSKHIWKLLMEARPDGGLYSYNPKTKRVKTLINGTYFGNGVAVSQNDDFVLMVDLGKYRIRRYWLKGDKKGTTDIFLDNLTGFPNGISRSKDGSFWLGFSTKRDKSLDEIHSKPLVKKIVYGLPSFMQPKAVPYGMLMHLSSNGEIIKTYYDTTGEFVAEATSVEEHNGYLYLGGDVSGHISKYKLEK, encoded by the coding sequence ATGAAAATACCAAAAAAATTAAAAATATCAATTGTTTCAATACTTGTATTATTTGCTTTATTTATTATTAATGTAGCATATAATTCTTGGTCAATTAGTCCTTTAGCTTGGTCGCCACCAACAATTCCAAAACTAGAGGGCGTACTTGCAGAAAATGAATTATTAAGCACAATAGAGCAGATTGATTTAAATGGTTGGTTTGGTCCAGAAGACATAGCAATAGATAATCAAGGAAATTTATATTGTGGAGTACATATTTCTAAAACAGATTTCACAGATGGTCGCGTTTTAAAAATCGATACGTCTGGAAAAGTTAGCGTATTTGCAAATTCAGAATCTTGGGTTACAGGAATGCATTTTGATAGTAATCAAAATCTAATCGCTGGCGACTTAGAAAGAGGTTTAATAAGTATAGACCAAAATGGTCATATTAAAACTTTGGCAAGTGAAGATGAAAACGGTAACAAGTTCTTAATACCTAACGATGTGGATATTGCTAGTGACGGAATGATCTATTTTACAAATACATCATCAAAAGTGAGTTTTAGTAGTAAACATATCTGGAAGTTATTAATGGAAGCTAGACCAGATGGCGGGCTTTACAGTTACAACCCAAAAACCAAACGAGTAAAAACGCTAATTAACGGAACATATTTTGGAAACGGAGTTGCTGTTTCTCAAAATGATGATTTTGTATTAATGGTAGATTTAGGAAAATACAGAATACGTAGATATTGGCTTAAAGGCGATAAAAAAGGAACTACAGATATATTTTTAGATAATTTAACAGGTTTTCCAAATGGAATTTCTAGAAGTAAAGATGGTAGTTTTTGGCTTGGGTTTTCGACTAAGAGAGATAAATCTTTAGATGAAATACATTCAAAACCACTAGTTAAAAAAATCGTTTACGGCCTACCATCTTTTATGCAACCCAAGGCAGTACCTTACGGAATGTTAATGCATTTAAGTAGCAATGGAGAAATTATAAAAACATATTACGATACAACCGGAGAGTTTGTGGCAGAAGCAACCTCTGTTGAAGAGCATAATGGATATCTTTACCTTGGTGGAGATGTGTCTGGTCATATTTCGAAATACAAATTAGAAAAATAA